A region from the Triticum urartu cultivar G1812 chromosome 1, Tu2.1, whole genome shotgun sequence genome encodes:
- the LOC125516280 gene encoding pre-mRNA-splicing factor ATP-dependent RNA helicase DEAH1-like — MASEEGQLKTRVSDRLMALVGYSEVMVVRLVLRLARDSASPADLAARLVDLAGLPSSADTVAFAEDVHAMFPRKGSRVSEYRKQVQEAAAFARKQSALKLLDDEDDVAKDAGATATASSSNNSGRKRFRQKAASQGDDDGEEEASVVRDSGRKVRARRGPAEDGGDSGGEELQEMDRDQIEKAQLDRHIRERDAASTRKLKDRKPSKREQGELARRSEAMDRGDTSELRTASRHAYLEKRKKMKVEEMRDEIIDNELIFDGVKMTNAEEEEFRRRKEIYELVKDRVGKDADAGDYYRMPEAYDAAENVDQAKRFAVPRQRYHDPEASAARDGKRSSFFSEQEAWEEQQIRKSRLHFGSGDGGRAGGGYELVLEDVVDFVKSTVQSGAEPDGEMDELAEAVDAKVKLQRELQDERKNLPVYKFKDDLLKAIEKYQVLIIVGETGSGKTTQIPQYLHEAGYTAKGKKIACTQPRRVAAMSVAARVAQELGVKLGHEVGYSIRFEDCTSDKTVIKYMTDGMLLREFLGEPDLASYSVVIVDEAHERTLSTDVLFGLVKDIARFRPDVKLLISSATLNAERFSDFFDEAPIFKIPGRRYKVDIHYTTAPEADYIAAAVVTVLQLHVKQPAGDILLFLTGQEEIETVEELLKQKMRTVGSKIAELVICPIYANLPTELQAKIFEPTPEGARKVVLATNIAETSLTIDGIKYVIDPGFCKLKSYNPRTGMESLRVEPISKASADQRAGRSGRTGPGKCFRLFTEYNFRHDLDDDTVPEIQRSNLANVVLRLKALGINDLVGFDFMDPPASEALLKALEELFALGALNSRGELTKTGRRMAEFPLDPMLSKAIVASEKYGCSEEVVTIAAMLSAGNAVFYRPKDKLVLADTARQAFHAGNVGDHVALLNVYSAWRESGYSSQWCRENFVQPRTMKRARDVRDQLEALLERVEIEHCSGAGDLDGIRKAVTAGYFRNAARRQKDGSYRAVKSRQTVFVHPSSGMADVPPAWVVYHELVLTSKEYMRQVTELKPEWLLEIAPHYYQRKDIDGHQPKKTGKDKGPAARQT, encoded by the coding sequence ATGGCCAGCGAGGAGGGCCAGCTCAAGACGCGGGTGTCCGACCGTCTGATGGCGCTCGTGGGCTACTCCGAGGTCATGGTGGTGCGTCTGGTGCTCCGCCTCGCGCGGGACAGCGCCTCGCCGGCCGACCTCGCGGCGCGCCTCGTCGACCTCGCCGGCCTCCCCTCCTCCGCCGACACCGTCGCCTTCGCGGAGGACGTGCACGCCATGTTCCCCCGCAAGGGCTCCCGCGTCAGCGAGTACCGGAAGCAGgtgcaggaggcggcggcgttCGCCAGGAAGCAGAGCGCCCTCAAGCTGCTCGACGATGAGGACGATGTCGCCAAAGACGCCGGCGCCACCGCCACCGCGTCGTCCTCTAACAACAGCGGCAGGAAGCGTTTCAGGCAGAAGGCCGCGAGCCAAGGGGATGAcgacggcgaggaggaggcgagtgTAGTGCGCGATTCAGGGCGGAAAGTGCGAGCGCGGCGTGGACCGGCGGAAGACGGCGGCGACTCTGGTGGGGAGGAACTACAGGAGATGGACCGTGACCAGATCGAGAAGGCTCAGCTCGACCGGCACATCAGAGAACGCGACGCGGCCAGCACTAGGAAACTGAAGGACCGGAAGCCGTCCAAGCGAGAACAGGGCGAGCTCGCCCGGCGGTCCGAAGCCATGGACAGGGGCGACACCTCGGAGCTCAGGACGGCCTCGCGGCACGCGTACCTGGAGAAGCGGAAGAAGATGAAGGTGGAGGAGATGCGAGACGAGATCATCGACAACGAGCTCATCTTCGACGGCGTCAAGATGACCAACGCCGAAGAGGAGGAATTCAGGCGCAGGAAGGAAATCTACGAGCTTGTCAAGGACCGCGTCGGAAAGGACGCCGACGCCGGCGACTACTACAGGATGCCAGAGGCATACGACGCCGCAGAAAACGTGGATCAGGCCAAGCGGTTCGCCGTTCCGAGGCAGCGGTACCATGACCCCGAGGCGTCGGCGGCGAGAGACGGCAAGAGGAGCAGTTTCTTCTCGGAGCAGGAGGCCTGGGAAGAGCAGCAGATAAGGAAGTCTCGGCTGCACTTTGGATCAGGTGATGGTGGCCGGGCCGGCGGCGGCTACGAGCTCGTCTTGGAAGACGTGGTCGACTTCGTCAAGTCGACGGTGCAGTCCGGCGCCGAGccggacggcgagatggacgaacTGGCCGAGGCCGTCGACGCCAAGGTCAAGTTACAGCGGGAGCTGCAGGACGAGCGGAAGAACCTACCCGTGTACAAGTTCAAGGACGATCTGCTCAAGGCCATCGAGAAGTACCAGGTGCTGATCATCGTCGGAGAGACCGGCTCCGGCAAGACCACGCAGATACCGCAGTACCTCCACGAGGCTGGGTACACGGCCAAGGGGAAGAAGATCGCGTGCACGCAGCCGCGGCGCGTGGCGGCCATGAGCGTGGCGGCGAGGGTGGCGCAGGAGCTGGGCGTCAAGCTCGGGCACGAGGTCGGCTACTCCATCAGGTTCGAGGACTGCACCTCGGACAAGACGGTGATCAAGTACATGACGGACGGGATGCTCCTGCGCGAGTTCCTCGGCGAGCCGGACCTGGCGAGCTACAGCGTGGTGATCGTGGACGAGGCGCACGAGCGCACGCTCTCCACCGACGTCCTCTTCGGCCTGGTAAAGGACATCGCGCGCTTCCGGCCGGACGTGAAGCTGCTCATCTCCAGCGCGACGCTCAACGCCGAGAGGTTCAGCGACTTCTTCGACGAGGCCCCCATCTTCAAGATCCCCGGGAGGCGGTACAAGGTGGACATCCACTACACCACGGCGCCGGAGGCGGACtacatcgccgccgccgtcgtcacGGTCCTGCAGCTGCACGTCAAGCAGCCCGCCGGCGACATCCTGCTGTTCCTCACGGGGCAGGAGGAGATCGAGACGGTGGAAGAGCTGCTGAAGCAGAAGATGAGGACGGTCGGCAGCAAGATTGCGGAGCTGGTGATCTGCCCGATCTACGCGAACCTGCCCACCGAGCTCCAGGCCAAGATCTTCGAGCCGACGCCGGAGGGCGCCCGCAAGGTGGTTCTGGCGACCAACATCGCCGAGACGTCGCTGACCATCGACGGGATCAAGTACGTGATCGACCCGGGCTTCTGCAAGCTCAAGTCGTACAACCCGCGCACGGGCATGGAGTCGCTGCGCGTGGAGCCCATCTCCAAGGCGTCGGCGGACCAGCGCGCCGGCCGGTCGGGGCGCACGGGCCCGGGCAAGTGCTTCCGCCTCTTCACGGAGTACAACTTCAGGCATGACCTGGACGACGACACGGTCCCGGAGATCCAGAGGAGCAACCTGGCCAACGTGGTGCTGCGGCTCAAGGCGCTGGGCATCAACGACCTGGTGGGCTTCGACTTCATGGACCCGCCGGCGTCGGAGGCGCTGCTCAAGGCCCTGGAGGAGCTCTTCGCCCTCGGCGCGCTCAACAGCCGCGGCGAGCTCACCAAGACCGGGAGGCGGATGGCGGAGTTCCCCCTGGACCCCATGCTCTCCAAGGCCATCGTGGCGTCGGAGAAGTACGGGTGCTCCGAGGAGGTGGTGACCATCGCGGCCATGCTGTCGGCCGGCAACGCCGTCTTCTACCGGCCCAAGGACAAGCTGGTGCTCGCCGACACGGCGCGGCAGGCCTTCCACGCGGGCAACGTCGGCGACCATGTGGCGCTGCTCAACGTGTACAGCGCGTGGAGGGAGTCGGGCTACTCGTCGCAGTGGTGCCGCGAGAACTTCGTGCAGCCGCGCACCATGAAGCGCGCGCGGGACGTGCGGGACCAGCTGGAGgcgctgctggagcgggtggAGATCGAGCACTGCTCCGGCGCCGGCGACCTCGACGGGATAAGGAAGGCGGTCACGGCGGGATACTTCCGCAACGCCGCGCGGCGGCAGAAGGACGGGTCGTACCGTGCCGTCAAGAGCCGGCAGACGGTGTTCGTGCACCCGAGCTCCGGGATGGCGGATGTGCCGCCGGCGTGGGTGGTGTACCACGAGCTGGTGCTGACCAGCAAGGAGTACATGCGGCAGGTGACGGAGCTCAAGCCGGAGTGGCTGCTGGAGATCGCGCCGCACTATTACCAGCGCAAGGACATCGACGGGCACCAGCCGAAGAAGACGGGCAAGGACAAAGGTCCAGCGGCGAGGCAAACCTGA
- the LOC125516288 gene encoding cyclin-dependent kinase C-2-like, whose translation MATAAPGQLNLDDYPSWGSRGVDCFEKLEQIGEGTYGQVFMAKETETKEIVALKKIRMDNEREGFPITAIREIKILKKLHHQNVIQLKEIVTSPGPDRDEQGKQIDGNKYKGSIYMVFEYMDHDLTGLADKPGMRFTIPQIKCYMKQLLTGLHYCHINQVLHRDIKGSNLLIDNEGNLKLADFGLARSFSSDHNANLTNRVITLWYRPPELLLGSTKYGPAVDMWSVGCIFAELLNGKPILPGKNEPDQLTKIFELCGTPDELIWPGVTKMPWYNNLKPPRQLKRHVKDAFKHFDFHALDLLERMLTLDPSKRISANEALDSEYFWTDPLPCDPKSLPKYEASHEYQTKKRRQQQRQADDAAAKRQKTHHPQPPHARLPPIQQSGHQIRPAQPTNNPHPPMASGSNHHYGKPRGPGGPNRYPPGGNQGGGGYPNRGGQGGGYGSGPYPPQQGRGPPPYPGGGPRGGGSSGGYGGAPNFPQAGPYGPGGGPGRGPNYPPQAGSRNQQQQYGNWQ comes from the exons ATGGCGACGGCGGCGCCGGGGCAGCTCAACCTCGACGACTACCCGTCGTGGGGCTCCCGCGGCGTCGACTGCTTCGAGAAGCTCGAGCAGATCGGCGAGGGCACATACGG GCAAGTGTTCATGGCCAAGGAGACGGAGACCAAGGAGATTGTCGCGCTCAAGAAGATCCGCATGGACAACGAGCGCGAGGGC TTCCCTATCACGGCCATCCGCGAGATCAAAATCCTCAAGAAGCTGCACCACCAGAACGTCATCCAGCTCAAGGAGATCGTCACATCCCCAG GGCCGGACAGAGACGAGCAGGGGAAGCAAA TCGATGGCAACAAGTACAAAGGGAGCATTTACATGGTCTTTGAGTACATGGACCATGACTTGACTGGGTTGGCTGATAAGCCTGGGATGCGCTTCACCATTCCACAGATTAAG TGCTACATGAAGCAACTCCTCACGGGCCTTCACTATTGCCATATCAATCAAGTTCTGCATCGTGATATTAAAG GATCTAACCTCTTGATAGACAATGAGGGTAACTTAAAACTGGCTGATTTTGGCCTAGCAAGATCATTTTCGAGTGATCATAACGCAAACCTCACTAACCGTGTGATCACTCTGTGGTACAG ACCTCCAGAGTTGCTGCTAGGAAGCACAAAATATGGGCCAGCGGTGGACATGTGGTCGGTGGGTTGTATTTTTGCAGAGCTTCTCAATGGAAAGCCAATACTGCCTGGAAAGAATGAG CCAGACCAACTGACCAAAATATTCGAGCTTTGTGGTACCCCTGACGAATTGATTTGGCCGGGTGTGACAAAAATGCCATGGTATAATAATTTGAAGCCTCCCCGCCAATTGAAGAGGCATGTTAAGGATGCTTTTAAACA TTTTGATTTTCATGCTCTGGATCTGCTGGAGAGGATGTTAACATTGGACCCGTCAAAG AGGATATCTGCAAATGAAGCTCTTGACTCTGAATATTTCTGGACTGATCCCCTACCATGTGATCCTAAAAG CTTGCCAAAGTATGAGGCTTCACATGAATATCAGACAAAGAAAAGACGTCAACAGCAGCGGCAAGCTGATGATGCTGCTGCAAAGCGGCAAAAGACGCATCATCCTCAGCCTCCTCATGCCCGTTTGCCCCCAATCCAGCAATCAGGCCATCAAATAAGGCCAGCCCAGCCTACCAACAACCCGCATCCACCAATGGCATCTGGGTCAAATCATCACTATGGAAAGCCCCGAGGGCCAGGAGGGCCAAACAGGTACCCACCGGGCGGGAACCAAGGTGGTGGAGGGTATCCGAACCGTGGAGGGCAAGGTGGCGGCTATGGGAGTGGCCCTTACCCCCCTCAACAAGGTCGAGGGCCTCCTCCGTACCCTGGCGGTGGCCCAAGGGGTGGCGGCAGCAGCGGTGGCTATGGTGGTGCTCCAAACTTTCCACAAGCCGGTCCTTATGGTCCTGGCGGCGGCCCAGGCCGGGGGCCAAATTATCCCCCACAAGCTGGCTCTCGAAACCAGCAGCAGCAGTATGGAAACTGGCAATAG